The window ataagttataATGTGTTCTTAGTAAGTAAGGGATTCTAACAATAGCTTTTACCTTCAGTATAAATTAGTGTAATAATTTTGAAAAGGCAAATATGATCGAATAATTTTACCTGAGAAGCTTTAAACGTGGCCTTTCTGTTACATACGTAGCACAGATGGCTCGTCACCATGGAGAACGTTGGGTTTTGTCTTCTGTACTTCATTACCTGACGCACTAAAAATATGTGGTAGTTTCTGTATTTAACACACCGTATGAGCCCTCAGGACTGCACCACAGAGTAAATACAGCCTCTATATAGTGACCTATTTGTCTTACTTTGTGAGTGGTGACAGAGTTGATGTTTTTGCCTCagtagtcaaaaatttttttttttttagtcatattcATCTTATGGCTGGTTATATAGTCACATGCTATATATTATGAATTGCACAGTAAAGCAGAATAGTGTATATATAGTCATCTTTGGAGACCTGAAATTTCCAAGCTCTGTTACTATGGTAACATTCAGTGTAAGGCTGTGCAAACATGCAAGGGAGTCGTGGCAGACAGGGTGTATGAAATGGGATCTAGAAGCTTACTATACATTAGGTCAATCATGTTGAACTAACCCTTTAGTGTAGTTGAAGTACTGGAGTGTGCAGTGATAAAATGAAGGCTAGAGGGAGATGACATTTCAAGAAAGGAAAAGCACTCAGTCTTGGTTTGTTTTTCAAATTAGTATTTGTTTCTGCTTGTGCAGATAAATACATATCAAAGACGACCAGACATTGTCCCTAAATTTGAggattttttagtttttaattctgtctttttgcttaataaatatttgcttgcCTAAATGGCTTCCAATTTGTGTGAGGGTCTCTACATATTTCTTAAAGTTCCATAATTAAAAGTGGTTAAGCACACAAAGCTATTTTTGTTTGCTATTAGGTATTTTGAATTTTGTGACTACATGCATTTAAGTGAAATCTGTTAAATGTTTCAGAGTTAATACGCTTTTTTGGTAATTCTGTTTGgaataaagtttttttgttttttaaaaaaaatgtggagCTCTTGTTTCTCTACATATCCtccatctatatctatatctatacacttctgaaggtggtattttcatctttttaaccCTTCCCCAAAGATGTCTTCACTCTTCGATTTACACCACATCAGAATGACAGTTTTGACGTCCTCGAGGGACTCAAATcgtgttccttttaaatgttcttcgAGTTTTGGGAGCACAAAGAGTTCTGAAGAAGATCGGGGCTATAAGGTGAATAGGGTAAGGTTTTCCAAcaaaattctttttgttattattattactttattattgtgctttagatgaaggtttacagagcaaactagctcttcattaaacaattagtacacacattgttttgcgacattggttaccaaacctaagatatgtcaacactcccttcttgaacttgggttccctattaccagcttccctgttccctcctgccttctagtccttgcccctgggttggtatgcccctttagtcttgtttcgttttgtgggtctgtctaatctttggctgaagggtgaacctcaggagtgattcagtactgagctaaaagtgtttCCATGGGCCATACTcgcagggtttctctagtctctttgaggccagtaagtctgatctttttttgtgagttagaattttgttctatatttttctccagctctgtctaggactctcTATTGTTATCCTTGTCtgagcagtccgtggtggtagccaggcaccatctagttgtgctggactcagtctcgtggagactgtggtaattgtggcccattagtctttggactaatcttcccttgtgtctcattttcttcattatcccttgctccagaaggggtgaaccagtggagtatcttagacggccgctcacaagcttttaagaccccagacactactcaccaaataaactatgttatgccaacggAGCTAGATTCCaaagaaattcttaaaaaatgCGCAGGTGCATTgttgtgatggaaaaaaattcctaGGTACAAATTTCCTGGGCTTTTTCTCACAAATgcagttttaaattttcttaaacttcttcataataagctCCTATTATCATCCTGTGTCCTTCGAGAAAATCGATCAAGACTGCACTTTTGAAATCCCCTCAAAAAACAGTCGCCATAAACTTCTGAGCCATCTTCCCTCTATTGGTTCATCTCTGAGGTCTTCCTGTCCTTCTTTAAAGTActtgatccatctaaaaactgCTGTTTTATGTGGGGCAGCATTCCTATAAACTTGTTGCAAActtcaatgatttgggaagacatccacttgagttttgttaaaaatttgatacTAGCCCTGACcccaaaattgttttttttccgtggcccaaaaagttttttttttttttttaagacacccTAATGagactgctgttgttaggtgctgtcgagtcagttccaacttacagggacactatgtacaacagaataaaacactgtctagtcctgcactatcctcgcaatagtttttatgcttgagcccattgttgcagcaactgtgtcaatccatctcattgagggtcttcacaGACCTTCGatcttaccaagtatgatgtccttctccagggactggtccttcctgataacacgtccaaaagtatgtgagatgaaatctcgccatccttgcttccaagaagctttctggctgtacatcttccaagacagatttctttgttcttttggcagttcacagtatattcaatattcttcaccaacagcataattgaaaggtgtcaattcttcttccattttccttattcattgccctgcTTTCACTTCAAAttaagcgattgaaaataccatggcttgggtcaggcccaccttagtcttcaaggtgacatctttgcttttcaacacttcaaaagaaatcttttgcaacagatttggccagtgcaatgcctgatttcttgactactgcttccatggtcattaattgtggatccaggtaaatgaaatccttgacaacttcaacattttctccatttatcatgctgttgcttattggtccagttgtgaggatttttgttttatgttaaggtgtaatccatactgaaggctgtggtctttgttcttcatcagtaagtgcctcaagtcctcttcactttcagcaagcaaggttgtgtcatctgcatattgcaggttgttaatgagtcttcctccaatcctgatgccccattcttcttcagatagtccagcttctcagatgatttgctcagcatacagattgaataagtatggtgaaaggatacaaccctgatgcacacctttcctgactttaaaccatgcaatatccccttgatctgtttgaacaactgcctcttgatctatgtataggttcctcactagcacaattaagtgttctggaactcccattctttgcaatgttatccataatttgttatcacccacacagttgaatgcctttgcatagtcaataaaacacaggtaaacatctttctggtattctctgatttcagctaggatccatttgacatcagcaatgatatccctcatttcatgtcctcttctgaatccagcttgaatttctggcagttacttgtcaatatactgttgcagccacttttgaataatctttagcaaaattttacttgcttgtgatattaatggtattgtttgataatttccacattcagttggatcacctttctttggcataggcataaatatggatctgttccagtcggcaggccaggtagctgtcttccaaatttcttgacatagacgagtgagcacatccagctctgtatccatttgttgaaacagctcagtcagaattccgtcaattcctgaagcccttgtttttctccaatgccttcagtgccatcagttcctgatcatatggtacctcctgaaatggttgaacatcaaccaattctttttttatagtgactctgtgtattccttccattttcttttgatgcttccttggttgtttaatatttccccctgtagaatccttcaatattgcaactcgaggcttgaattttttacttaattctttcagcttgaaaaaatgCCTTTAGatgttctaactccaggtctttgcacatgtcactatagcactttactttgtcttctcgaaccaccctttgaaatcttctgttcagctcttttacttcattatttcttctgtttgctttagttgcttggctttaaaaatcaagtttcagagtctcttctgacattcattttggtcttttctttctttcctttctttttaatgaccttttgctttctttatgtatgatgtccttgatgtcgttccacaacttgtctggtcttcaatcattagcaTCCAacctgtcaaatctatttttgagatggtctctaaattcaggtgggatatattcaaggttatactttggctcttgtggacttgttataactttcttcagcttcagtttgaacttgcatatgagcaactgacggtctgttcagcagtcagcccctggccttgttctgatattgagcttttccatcgtctctttccatagatgtagttgatttgattcccttgtattctatctggcgaggtccatgtgtacagttacCGCTtatattggtaaaaaaaaaaaaaggtatttgcagtgaagaagtcattggtcttgcaaaattctgtcatgcaatctctggcattgtttctaacaccaaggccacattttccaactactgatccttcttcctttccaacttttgcatttcaataacCAGTAATTAACAATGTATCCTAATTgaaatgtttgatcaatttcagactgcagaagttggcaaaaatcttcatttcttcatctttggcattagtggttggtgcataaatttgaataattgtcatgttaactggtcttcctttaaaaaaaaaaaaaacccagtgccattgagtcgattccgactcatagcaaccctacaggacagagtagaactgcccccacaaagtttccaaggagcgccaggaggattcaaactgccaaccctttggttagcagccgtagtacttagccactacgccaccagggtttccagtcttccttttaggcgtgtggatattcagactagatcttgaaatgttctctcttacaatgaatgcaacaccattcatctttaatttgtcattcctgctgtagtagaccataggattgtctgattcagaatagCCAATACCCGTCAGTcttagctcactaatgtctaagaAATCAATGTTAATGCATTTCAtgtcatttttgatggtttcaaattttcctagattcatatttcatacattacacactctgattattaatggatgattgcagctatttcctctcattttgagtaatgccacatcagcaaatgaaggtcctgaaagcttgactccatccatgtcattaggtccactctactttgaggagcccactcttcccctgtcatattttgagtgcctcccaacctgaggggctcatcttcagacactgtatcagacaatgttctgctgctatttgtaaggttttcacaggctaattattttcagaaatagaccaccagggtcttcttcctagtttgtcttagtctggaagctcagcggaaatctgtccaccatgggaacCCCTGCTGGTGTtgagactaagacaagtgtattatttagagaacttgtctgcagccatccacTGATTGCAGAGGCATGTttaaacatgttttgtttggaataaaccctTGCATGTATAAACTGGAACCcttgtagcaatactttttgatatatatatatataaaatgtatctGACAAAGACGTTTTGGCATTGAACACGACAATGTTTATTACAAAAATATACACTATACTGGAAAGTAGAAAAAATGTGGTAAACCATATCAAATGTTAAGAATTAGGCACTTCTGTTCTGTAGATTAGTACAGGCCACTAAATTGGAAGTGGGGGACCGTGACTTGGAAACATTTGGCTCCCCACAATGGGAATAGCTAAAGAAGAATAGATTCCATCTCCCTGAGGCTTTCTGAGCATATGCCGCACCAAGCAAAATTTAGAATACTGAAGTGGGCCCAATAatgataacaataaaaaaataatttggttTGCTCATGCTTTGCATTAATTTGTAAATCAGTTTCCAGCacttgccagctgctccttggaataatCCCTAACAGTAACTGGTAAAGTAACAAGCATAATGGACTTGGAGTCAGAAAACACCAGTTCAAGGCTCAGCTGGGTCATGGGACTTCAGtatgcccatctgtaaaatggggaggacTCTACCCACTGTAGGGAATTTTGTTGAGCAGTAAATGAGATAGCTGATAGTATTCCCACTAGTGTGTTTCCCTTGATCCTCTTTCACCGAGGGAGCAGCTCCATCCAAGGCTTTCTCACAAGCACAGGGAAAGCGGGGGCAGCTTCTCTACAGCACCCTGGCAAAAGGGGGTGCTGACCACTGATTTGTCTGAATATCGAGCCCACCAGGCCCTTCCCTAACTTGAGTCAAATTGATTTGCAGCAACCTGTCCACAGGGTCGCAGGAGTGGGGAGGCAAGGATCTGCCATGGGCTCCACCTGGAGTCCTGCTGTGTTTGTGGACCCAATAGCAATCAGGGCAATAGCCATACATATCTCGGGGGCTTCTCAtgttttggaaacactggtggcatagtggttaagtgctacagctgctaaccaaaaggtcagcagttcaaatccaccaggcagtccttggaaattctatggggcagttctactttgtcctatagtgtcgctatgagttggactcgactcgacggcaacagatttggtttcatGCTTTAACCACCACTCAGAAGGCCATTTCCAGAATCTGGTCAATGCACAAGGCAATTTCTATCACCATCAAAGAGTATCATCACCAAACGTTCTTAAAATTGTTTGGTTCAAGTGGGTGTGTTAGTGGAAACATTTGTGGAGTCATTTCAGCTCTGTGCTGTTACACTTCCACACTCAACCTGGAATTTGTCCTCCAGGACCACATAGAGGTAGGGAGCTGGATCAGTATCTGAGTTTGCTTTTTAAGCCCTTAGTTCAGAGTCATATGAAATGGCTAAGAACACTGATTTCAAAATTTCCTTTCCCCCCCGcataggatttttttatttttcatagttCTTTAGCAGTTTTTATAGGACTTTTTGAAGAAATGGCTTAACAGGACAAGTTCTTTAAAACAATACAAAAGTGTATCAAGTGCAAATGTTTACAGATTAGCAATACTTAACAGTACTCAGAAACTATACCTTTAAACCCGTACCCGTTGctgtcggaaaaaaaaaaaaagcaaacaagcaaacacTCTCGGCCATAAAGTTAAGTTTTGaccttattttctgattttgtcAAAGTAGTGATTATTCCCAAGTgttgctgttctttttcataaaaaGCCAgcaaaagattggacaggcccataaaacaaaatgagaccaaaggggcacactaACCcctgggcaaggactagaaggcaggacggAGCAGGGAAGCTGgcaatagggagcccaaggttgagaaggagagcgccaacatgtcatggggttgccaaccaatgtcacaaaacaatacgtgtaccaatcttttaatgagaaaccagtttgctctgtaaaccctcatctaaagtacaatttaaaaaagtggaaaaaaaatcagctaatttaacaagaaaaaaaggtAGTAAAGCAGAAGAGTTTGCTCTGTTTGTATCTTTTTTCCCTACCTTGTTTCAAATGGATGAAGAAACAAACTGCTTCCCTCAtttctttaaacaaaaaaaaatattccacAGTTGCCCAAATTGGGCCATTGGACCCAAGCTCTGAGGCTTTGGGGATCAAGCTGCAGAGGTCTAGAGGCCCAGACCTCTGCCAAGGTCAAGTCTGCATACTTGGGGGCTGGAaggtgagagggagaaggagCTGTGGAGTTGTCACAGCATTTCCCTGCTGATTCTCCAGGTGAGGGTGGATCAAATTCCTGAATAGAATTGACACAAGATGCCCGAATTGGTCACTGCAGGATCCTTCAGACAGTAAGTGAAAATGCTAGAGGACGCCTTCCAGGAGTGCCTGACTACCCAGCCTCCTCCTCAGAGTCATAGTCCCAAGGGCTGAGTATGATCCAGAGATGCTTGTGAAAAAAGCTTTGGTTCTGTTCAGGGTGGTCATTTCTGGTAGAGCCATTCAAAGCCTATGGACTTCATAGCCAGCTGACagtcaccaccagggttttgctGTGCCATGGTCGGGGAGAAAGCCAGCAGCTGATGAGGCTGGAGACCACCACATAAGACACGGTGATTGTCCCTGACAAGCCACAGGGGACACAAAGCAGTAAGAGGCCATCCACAGAAATCACCAGTCCTTCCAGTGATATGACTCCAACAAAAGCTGTTAGTGATGTAAGCACCACGAACGGCAGGAAGAAACCAACCGGAACGGCTGACATGGCAATGCACACTAGCAAGGCGAGCACAAGAAAAGTATGCCTGTCCAAGTACTGACCCATCAGAGACTTCATAAAGGCAACCACCTTTGCCTTAGTCTGGATGGACTCTATCAACAAAGACAGCTTCTGCAGCTCCTGCAAGTCCTTTGGGGGCTCCTCTTTCACCATCCTGAAACCCACTTTAGTCTCCGTGCGGATTGATTCTTCTACCAGTGAGTGCAGGGCACAGTCAAATGTCACATGTTCCTCTCTCTCTTGCTGGCCCGGGCCCCACTGTCCCCAGCCTATGCAACCCCCTTCTGCAGGCTGAGAGAAGGGAGGCAGACCCAAAGGAGGAAGGGACAGGCctgattttcaaaatttctaagcagcaatttttttttcccaaatgaaattgtatctgaaatatatatattaaacaaataaatggtagttactttttatgtatatatattttatagtgTTTAATTAATAATATTTACTTTTTACAAAGTCAGTCAGTGACAATAATGAGATTGTTTTGATTAACAAAAAGATTAAATTAAGGATCATGAGTGATAGCTGTATTTTTTACATCAGCTTCAGCATCTAACTTATATCTGTGCTTTATTTTTGTTGTATTATATTAATAACAACCCAACCCAGCGCCGTCAAATAATAGCTAATACGTTAACTCATTTAAACCTTAGAATATGAGATAATATTACCATTCCcaggtgaggaaatggaggcccagAGACCTGGATAagtggcccaaggtcacacagctaacaagTGGCAaagcttgggttcaaatccaggcagtctggcttTCAAGTTCATGATctgaattatatatttatatttatctatctatctatctatctatcatctatcagtggctgtcaagttgacctcaactcacagcaatcccatggccccatgtgcttcagaatagagctgtgctccatagggttttcagtggctgacttctcagaagtagatcccccAGTCTTtgttccaagacacctctggatgaacttgaatcaccaatctttcagttaattgCAG of the Loxodonta africana isolate mLoxAfr1 chromosome 26, mLoxAfr1.hap2, whole genome shotgun sequence genome contains:
- the LOC100671771 gene encoding lipid droplet assembly factor 1-like; this encodes MVKEEPPKDLQELQKLSLLIESIQTKAKVVAFMKSLMGQYLDRHTFLVLALLVCIAMSAVPVGFFLPFVVLTSLTAFVGVISLEGLVISVDGLLLLCVPCGLSGTITVSYVVVSSLISCWLSPRPWHSKTLVVTVSWL